From a single Leopardus geoffroyi isolate Oge1 chromosome E1, O.geoffroyi_Oge1_pat1.0, whole genome shotgun sequence genomic region:
- the MED24 gene encoding mediator of RNA polymerase II transcription subunit 24 isoform X2 has product MKVVNLKQAILQAWKERWSDYQWAINMKKFFPKGATWDILNLAEALLEQAMIGPSPNPLILSYLKYAISSQMVSYSSVLTAISKFDDFSRDLCVQALLDIMDMFCDRLSCHGKAEECIGLCRSLLSALHWLLRCTAASAERLREGLEAGTPAAGEKQLAMCLQRLEKTLSSTKNRALLHIAKLEEASSWTAIEHSLLKLGEILASLSNPQLRSQAEQCGTLIRSIPTMLAVHSEQLHKTGYPTVHAVVLLEGTMNLTGETQPLVEQLMMVKRMQHIPTPLFVLEIWKACFVGLIESPEGTEELKWTAFTFLKIPQVLVKLKKYCHGDKDFTEDVNCAFEFLLKLTPLLDKADQRCNCDCTKFLLQECSKQGLLSEASVTNLMAKRAADREHAPQLKSGENANIQPNPGLILRAEPTVTNILKTMDADHSKSPEGLLGVLGHMLSGKSLDLLLAAAAATGKLKSFARKFINLNEFTTHGNEELAKAASVRALLFDISFLMLCHVAQTYGSEVILSESSSGAQVPFFETWMQTCMPEEGKILNPDHPCFWPDSTKVESLVALLNNSSEMKLVQMKWHEACLSISAAILEILNAWENGVLAFESIQKITDNIKGKVCSLAVCAVAWLVAHVRMLGLDEREKSLQMIRQLAGPLYSENTLQFYNERVVIMSSILEHMCADVLQQTATQIKFPSTGVDTMPYWNLLPPKRPIKEVLTDIFGKVLEKGWVDSRSIHIFDTLLHMGGVYWFCNNLIKELLKETRKEHTLRAVELLYSIFCLDMQQVTLVLLGHILPGLLTDSSKWHSLMDPPGTALAKLAVWCALSSYSSHKGQASSRQKKRHREDIEDYISLFPLDDMQPSKLMRLLSSNEEDANILSSPTDRSMSSSLSASQLHTVNMRDPLNRVLANLFLLISSILGSRTAGPHTQFVQWFMEECVDCLEQGSRGSILQFMPFTTVSELVKVSAMSSPKVVLAITDLSLSLGRQVAAKAIAAL; this is encoded by the exons ATGAAGGTGGTGAACCTGAAGCAAGCCATTTTGCAAGCCTGGAAGGAGCGATGGAGTGACTACCAGTGGGCAATCAACATGAAGAAATTCTTTCCCAAAGGAGCCACCTGGGACATTCTCAACCTAGCAG AAGCGCTACTGGAGCAGGCCATGATTGGACCTTCCCCCAATCCTCTCATTCTGTCCTACCTGAAGTATGCCATTAGTTCCCAG ATGGTGTCCTACTCCTCTGTCCTCACAGCAATCAGTAAG TTTGATGACTTTTCCCGGGACTTGTGTGTCCAGGCTTTGCTGGATATCATGGACATGTTTTGTGACCGACTGAG CTGTCATGGCAAAGCAGAGGAGTGCATCGGGCTGTGCCGGTCCCTTCTCAGCGCCCTCCACTGGCTGCTGCGCTGCACTGCAGCCTCTGCAGAGCGGCTCcgggaggggctggaggctggcaCTCCAGCGGCTGGTGAGAAGCAGCTTGCCATGTGCCTGCAGCGCCTGGAGAAGACCCTCAGCAGCACCAAGAACCGGGCTCTGCTCCACATCGCCAAACTAGAGGAGGCCT CCTCCTGGACTGCCATTGAGCATTCTCTCTTGAAGCTTGGTGAAATCCTGGCCAGTCTCAGCAACCCCCAGCTCCGGAGCCAGGCTGAGCAGTGTGGCACACTCATTAGGAG CATTCCCACAATGCTGGCTGTGCACTCTGAGCAGCTGCACAAGACTGGTTACCCCACAGTCCATGCGGTGGTCCTGCTCGAGGGCACCATGAACCTGACAGGCGAGACGCAGCCCCTGGTGGAACAGCTTATGATGGTGAAGCGCATGCAG CATATCCCCACCCCACTTTTTGTCCTGGAAATCTGGAAAGCTTGCTTCGTGGGGCTTATCGAGTCTCCTGAGGGTACAGAGGAGCTCAAGTGGACAGCTTTCACCTTCCTCAAG ATTCCACAGGTTTTGGTTAAGTTGAAGAAATACTGTCACGGGGACAAG GACTTCACCGAGGATGTCAATTGTGCTTTTGAGTTCCTGCTGAAGCTCACACCCTTGCTGGACAAAGCCGACCAGCGCTGCAA CTGTGACTGTACAAAATTCCTACTCCAAGAATGTAGCAAGCAGGGGCTTCTGTCTGAAGCCAGCGTGACCAACCTCATGGCCAAGCG GGCAGCAGATCGGGAACACGCGCCCCAGCTGAAATCCGGAGAAAATGCTAACATCCAGCCCAATCCTGGGCTGATCCTCCGGGCAGAGCCCACTGTCACAAATATCCTCAAG ACGATGGATGCAGACCACTCCAAGTCCCCAGAGGGGCTGCTAGGAGTTCTGGGCCACATGCTGTCTGGGAAGAGTCTGGATCTGCTGCTGGCCGCTGCTGCTGCCACTGGGAAGCTTAAATCCTTCGCCCGGAAATTCATCAA TTTGAATGAATTCACGACACATGGCAATGAAGAACTTG CCAAAGCAGCCTCAGTGCGCGCCTTGCTCTTTGACATCTCGTTCCTCATGTTGTGTCACGTGGCCCAGACCTATGGTTCAGAG gtAATTCTGTCTGAGTCGAGCTCAGGAGCACAGGTGCCCTTCTTTGAGACATGGATGCAGACTTGCATGCCCGAGGAGGGCAAGATCCTAAACCCTGACCACCCCTGCTTCTGGCCCGACTCCACCAAAGTGGAATCCTTGGTGGCCTTGCTCAACAACTCTTCAGAGATGAAGCTGGT GCAGATGAAATGGCACGAAGCCTGTCTGAGCATCTCAGCAGCCATCTTGGAGATCCTCAATGCCTGGGAGAACGGGGTCCTGGCCTTCGAGTCCATCCAG aaaatCACAGATAATATCAAGGGGAAGGTGTGCAGTCTGGCAGTGTGTGCTGTGGCTTGGCTTGTGGCCCACGTGCGGATGCTGGGGCTGGATGAGCGTGAGAAGTCTCTGCAGATGATCCGCCAGCTGGCAGGGCCACTGTATAGTGAGAACACCCTGCAGTTCTACAATGAGAG ggtggtGATCATGAGCTCAATCCTGGAGCACATGTGTGCTGACGTGCTGCAGCAGACAGCCACCCAGATCAAGTTCCCATCCACGGGCGTGGACACGATGCCCTACTGGAACCTGCTGCCCCCCAAGCGACCCATCAAGGAGGTGCTGACAGACATATTTGGCAAGGTGCTGGAGAAAGGATGGGTGGACAGCCGCTCCATCCACATCTTTGACACCCTGCTGCACATGGGAGGCGTCTACTGGTTCTGCAACAACCTGATTAAG GAGCTGTTGAAGGAGACGCGGAAGGAGCACACACTGCGGGCGGTGGAGCTGCTCTACTCCATCTTCTGTCTGGACATGCAGCAAGTGACCCTGGTCCTGCTGGGCCACATCCTGCCTGGCCTGCTCACCGATTCCTCTAAGTGGCACAGCCTCATGGACCCTCCTGGCACTGCGCTCGCCAA GTTAGCTGTCTGGTGTGCCCTGAGCTCCTATTCTTCCCACAAGGGACAGGCATCCTCGCGCCAGAAGAAGAGACACCGTGAAGACATCGAG GATTATATCAGTCTCTTCCCCTTGGATGACATGCAGCCCTCGAAGCTGATGCGACTGCTCAGCTCCAATGAGGAAGACGCCAACATCCTTTCGAGTCCCA CCGACCGCTCCATGAGCAGCTCCCTGTCAGCCTCCCAGCTCCACACAGTTAACATGAGAGACCCGCTGAACCGAGTCCTGG CCAACCTGTTCCTGCTCATTTCCTCCATCCTGGGCTCGCGGACCGCCGGCCCGCACACCCAGTTTGTGCAGTGGTTCATGGAGGAGTGTGTGGACTGCCTGGAGCAGGGCAGCCGCGGCAGCATCCTGCAGTTCATGCCCTTTACCACC GTATCAGAACTGGTGAAGGTGTCAGCCATGTCCAGCCCCAAGGTGGTTCTGGCCATCACGGACCTCAGCCTGTCTCTGGGTCGCCAGGTGGCTGCCAAGGCCATTGCTGCGCTCTGA
- the MED24 gene encoding mediator of RNA polymerase II transcription subunit 24 isoform X1 yields MKVVNLKQAILQAWKERWSDYQWAINMKKFFPKGATWDILNLAEALLEQAMIGPSPNPLILSYLKYAISSQMVSYSSVLTAISKFDDFSRDLCVQALLDIMDMFCDRLSCHGKAEECIGLCRSLLSALHWLLRCTAASAERLREGLEAGTPAAGEKQLAMCLQRLEKTLSSTKNRALLHIAKLEEASLHTSQGLGQGGTRANQPTASWTAIEHSLLKLGEILASLSNPQLRSQAEQCGTLIRSIPTMLAVHSEQLHKTGYPTVHAVVLLEGTMNLTGETQPLVEQLMMVKRMQHIPTPLFVLEIWKACFVGLIESPEGTEELKWTAFTFLKIPQVLVKLKKYCHGDKDFTEDVNCAFEFLLKLTPLLDKADQRCNCDCTKFLLQECSKQGLLSEASVTNLMAKRAADREHAPQLKSGENANIQPNPGLILRAEPTVTNILKTMDADHSKSPEGLLGVLGHMLSGKSLDLLLAAAAATGKLKSFARKFINLNEFTTHGNEELAKAASVRALLFDISFLMLCHVAQTYGSEVILSESSSGAQVPFFETWMQTCMPEEGKILNPDHPCFWPDSTKVESLVALLNNSSEMKLVQMKWHEACLSISAAILEILNAWENGVLAFESIQKITDNIKGKVCSLAVCAVAWLVAHVRMLGLDEREKSLQMIRQLAGPLYSENTLQFYNERVVIMSSILEHMCADVLQQTATQIKFPSTGVDTMPYWNLLPPKRPIKEVLTDIFGKVLEKGWVDSRSIHIFDTLLHMGGVYWFCNNLIKELLKETRKEHTLRAVELLYSIFCLDMQQVTLVLLGHILPGLLTDSSKWHSLMDPPGTALAKLAVWCALSSYSSHKGQASSRQKKRHREDIEDYISLFPLDDMQPSKLMRLLSSNEEDANILSSPTDRSMSSSLSASQLHTVNMRDPLNRVLANLFLLISSILGSRTAGPHTQFVQWFMEECVDCLEQGSRGSILQFMPFTTVSELVKVSAMSSPKVVLAITDLSLSLGRQVAAKAIAAL; encoded by the exons ATGAAGGTGGTGAACCTGAAGCAAGCCATTTTGCAAGCCTGGAAGGAGCGATGGAGTGACTACCAGTGGGCAATCAACATGAAGAAATTCTTTCCCAAAGGAGCCACCTGGGACATTCTCAACCTAGCAG AAGCGCTACTGGAGCAGGCCATGATTGGACCTTCCCCCAATCCTCTCATTCTGTCCTACCTGAAGTATGCCATTAGTTCCCAG ATGGTGTCCTACTCCTCTGTCCTCACAGCAATCAGTAAG TTTGATGACTTTTCCCGGGACTTGTGTGTCCAGGCTTTGCTGGATATCATGGACATGTTTTGTGACCGACTGAG CTGTCATGGCAAAGCAGAGGAGTGCATCGGGCTGTGCCGGTCCCTTCTCAGCGCCCTCCACTGGCTGCTGCGCTGCACTGCAGCCTCTGCAGAGCGGCTCcgggaggggctggaggctggcaCTCCAGCGGCTGGTGAGAAGCAGCTTGCCATGTGCCTGCAGCGCCTGGAGAAGACCCTCAGCAGCACCAAGAACCGGGCTCTGCTCCACATCGCCAAACTAGAGGAGGCCT CATTGCATACATCCCAGGGACTTGGGCAGGGTGGCACCCGAGCCAATCAACCAAcag CCTCCTGGACTGCCATTGAGCATTCTCTCTTGAAGCTTGGTGAAATCCTGGCCAGTCTCAGCAACCCCCAGCTCCGGAGCCAGGCTGAGCAGTGTGGCACACTCATTAGGAG CATTCCCACAATGCTGGCTGTGCACTCTGAGCAGCTGCACAAGACTGGTTACCCCACAGTCCATGCGGTGGTCCTGCTCGAGGGCACCATGAACCTGACAGGCGAGACGCAGCCCCTGGTGGAACAGCTTATGATGGTGAAGCGCATGCAG CATATCCCCACCCCACTTTTTGTCCTGGAAATCTGGAAAGCTTGCTTCGTGGGGCTTATCGAGTCTCCTGAGGGTACAGAGGAGCTCAAGTGGACAGCTTTCACCTTCCTCAAG ATTCCACAGGTTTTGGTTAAGTTGAAGAAATACTGTCACGGGGACAAG GACTTCACCGAGGATGTCAATTGTGCTTTTGAGTTCCTGCTGAAGCTCACACCCTTGCTGGACAAAGCCGACCAGCGCTGCAA CTGTGACTGTACAAAATTCCTACTCCAAGAATGTAGCAAGCAGGGGCTTCTGTCTGAAGCCAGCGTGACCAACCTCATGGCCAAGCG GGCAGCAGATCGGGAACACGCGCCCCAGCTGAAATCCGGAGAAAATGCTAACATCCAGCCCAATCCTGGGCTGATCCTCCGGGCAGAGCCCACTGTCACAAATATCCTCAAG ACGATGGATGCAGACCACTCCAAGTCCCCAGAGGGGCTGCTAGGAGTTCTGGGCCACATGCTGTCTGGGAAGAGTCTGGATCTGCTGCTGGCCGCTGCTGCTGCCACTGGGAAGCTTAAATCCTTCGCCCGGAAATTCATCAA TTTGAATGAATTCACGACACATGGCAATGAAGAACTTG CCAAAGCAGCCTCAGTGCGCGCCTTGCTCTTTGACATCTCGTTCCTCATGTTGTGTCACGTGGCCCAGACCTATGGTTCAGAG gtAATTCTGTCTGAGTCGAGCTCAGGAGCACAGGTGCCCTTCTTTGAGACATGGATGCAGACTTGCATGCCCGAGGAGGGCAAGATCCTAAACCCTGACCACCCCTGCTTCTGGCCCGACTCCACCAAAGTGGAATCCTTGGTGGCCTTGCTCAACAACTCTTCAGAGATGAAGCTGGT GCAGATGAAATGGCACGAAGCCTGTCTGAGCATCTCAGCAGCCATCTTGGAGATCCTCAATGCCTGGGAGAACGGGGTCCTGGCCTTCGAGTCCATCCAG aaaatCACAGATAATATCAAGGGGAAGGTGTGCAGTCTGGCAGTGTGTGCTGTGGCTTGGCTTGTGGCCCACGTGCGGATGCTGGGGCTGGATGAGCGTGAGAAGTCTCTGCAGATGATCCGCCAGCTGGCAGGGCCACTGTATAGTGAGAACACCCTGCAGTTCTACAATGAGAG ggtggtGATCATGAGCTCAATCCTGGAGCACATGTGTGCTGACGTGCTGCAGCAGACAGCCACCCAGATCAAGTTCCCATCCACGGGCGTGGACACGATGCCCTACTGGAACCTGCTGCCCCCCAAGCGACCCATCAAGGAGGTGCTGACAGACATATTTGGCAAGGTGCTGGAGAAAGGATGGGTGGACAGCCGCTCCATCCACATCTTTGACACCCTGCTGCACATGGGAGGCGTCTACTGGTTCTGCAACAACCTGATTAAG GAGCTGTTGAAGGAGACGCGGAAGGAGCACACACTGCGGGCGGTGGAGCTGCTCTACTCCATCTTCTGTCTGGACATGCAGCAAGTGACCCTGGTCCTGCTGGGCCACATCCTGCCTGGCCTGCTCACCGATTCCTCTAAGTGGCACAGCCTCATGGACCCTCCTGGCACTGCGCTCGCCAA GTTAGCTGTCTGGTGTGCCCTGAGCTCCTATTCTTCCCACAAGGGACAGGCATCCTCGCGCCAGAAGAAGAGACACCGTGAAGACATCGAG GATTATATCAGTCTCTTCCCCTTGGATGACATGCAGCCCTCGAAGCTGATGCGACTGCTCAGCTCCAATGAGGAAGACGCCAACATCCTTTCGAGTCCCA CCGACCGCTCCATGAGCAGCTCCCTGTCAGCCTCCCAGCTCCACACAGTTAACATGAGAGACCCGCTGAACCGAGTCCTGG CCAACCTGTTCCTGCTCATTTCCTCCATCCTGGGCTCGCGGACCGCCGGCCCGCACACCCAGTTTGTGCAGTGGTTCATGGAGGAGTGTGTGGACTGCCTGGAGCAGGGCAGCCGCGGCAGCATCCTGCAGTTCATGCCCTTTACCACC GTATCAGAACTGGTGAAGGTGTCAGCCATGTCCAGCCCCAAGGTGGTTCTGGCCATCACGGACCTCAGCCTGTCTCTGGGTCGCCAGGTGGCTGCCAAGGCCATTGCTGCGCTCTGA
- the MED24 gene encoding mediator of RNA polymerase II transcription subunit 24 isoform X3, with translation MVSYSSVLTAISKFDDFSRDLCVQALLDIMDMFCDRLSCHGKAEECIGLCRSLLSALHWLLRCTAASAERLREGLEAGTPAAGEKQLAMCLQRLEKTLSSTKNRALLHIAKLEEASLHTSQGLGQGGTRANQPTASWTAIEHSLLKLGEILASLSNPQLRSQAEQCGTLIRSIPTMLAVHSEQLHKTGYPTVHAVVLLEGTMNLTGETQPLVEQLMMVKRMQHIPTPLFVLEIWKACFVGLIESPEGTEELKWTAFTFLKIPQVLVKLKKYCHGDKDFTEDVNCAFEFLLKLTPLLDKADQRCNCDCTKFLLQECSKQGLLSEASVTNLMAKRAADREHAPQLKSGENANIQPNPGLILRAEPTVTNILKTMDADHSKSPEGLLGVLGHMLSGKSLDLLLAAAAATGKLKSFARKFINLNEFTTHGNEELAKAASVRALLFDISFLMLCHVAQTYGSEVILSESSSGAQVPFFETWMQTCMPEEGKILNPDHPCFWPDSTKVESLVALLNNSSEMKLVQMKWHEACLSISAAILEILNAWENGVLAFESIQKITDNIKGKVCSLAVCAVAWLVAHVRMLGLDEREKSLQMIRQLAGPLYSENTLQFYNERVVIMSSILEHMCADVLQQTATQIKFPSTGVDTMPYWNLLPPKRPIKEVLTDIFGKVLEKGWVDSRSIHIFDTLLHMGGVYWFCNNLIKELLKETRKEHTLRAVELLYSIFCLDMQQVTLVLLGHILPGLLTDSSKWHSLMDPPGTALAKLAVWCALSSYSSHKGQASSRQKKRHREDIEDYISLFPLDDMQPSKLMRLLSSNEEDANILSSPTDRSMSSSLSASQLHTVNMRDPLNRVLANLFLLISSILGSRTAGPHTQFVQWFMEECVDCLEQGSRGSILQFMPFTTVSELVKVSAMSSPKVVLAITDLSLSLGRQVAAKAIAAL, from the exons ATGGTGTCCTACTCCTCTGTCCTCACAGCAATCAGTAAG TTTGATGACTTTTCCCGGGACTTGTGTGTCCAGGCTTTGCTGGATATCATGGACATGTTTTGTGACCGACTGAG CTGTCATGGCAAAGCAGAGGAGTGCATCGGGCTGTGCCGGTCCCTTCTCAGCGCCCTCCACTGGCTGCTGCGCTGCACTGCAGCCTCTGCAGAGCGGCTCcgggaggggctggaggctggcaCTCCAGCGGCTGGTGAGAAGCAGCTTGCCATGTGCCTGCAGCGCCTGGAGAAGACCCTCAGCAGCACCAAGAACCGGGCTCTGCTCCACATCGCCAAACTAGAGGAGGCCT CATTGCATACATCCCAGGGACTTGGGCAGGGTGGCACCCGAGCCAATCAACCAAcag CCTCCTGGACTGCCATTGAGCATTCTCTCTTGAAGCTTGGTGAAATCCTGGCCAGTCTCAGCAACCCCCAGCTCCGGAGCCAGGCTGAGCAGTGTGGCACACTCATTAGGAG CATTCCCACAATGCTGGCTGTGCACTCTGAGCAGCTGCACAAGACTGGTTACCCCACAGTCCATGCGGTGGTCCTGCTCGAGGGCACCATGAACCTGACAGGCGAGACGCAGCCCCTGGTGGAACAGCTTATGATGGTGAAGCGCATGCAG CATATCCCCACCCCACTTTTTGTCCTGGAAATCTGGAAAGCTTGCTTCGTGGGGCTTATCGAGTCTCCTGAGGGTACAGAGGAGCTCAAGTGGACAGCTTTCACCTTCCTCAAG ATTCCACAGGTTTTGGTTAAGTTGAAGAAATACTGTCACGGGGACAAG GACTTCACCGAGGATGTCAATTGTGCTTTTGAGTTCCTGCTGAAGCTCACACCCTTGCTGGACAAAGCCGACCAGCGCTGCAA CTGTGACTGTACAAAATTCCTACTCCAAGAATGTAGCAAGCAGGGGCTTCTGTCTGAAGCCAGCGTGACCAACCTCATGGCCAAGCG GGCAGCAGATCGGGAACACGCGCCCCAGCTGAAATCCGGAGAAAATGCTAACATCCAGCCCAATCCTGGGCTGATCCTCCGGGCAGAGCCCACTGTCACAAATATCCTCAAG ACGATGGATGCAGACCACTCCAAGTCCCCAGAGGGGCTGCTAGGAGTTCTGGGCCACATGCTGTCTGGGAAGAGTCTGGATCTGCTGCTGGCCGCTGCTGCTGCCACTGGGAAGCTTAAATCCTTCGCCCGGAAATTCATCAA TTTGAATGAATTCACGACACATGGCAATGAAGAACTTG CCAAAGCAGCCTCAGTGCGCGCCTTGCTCTTTGACATCTCGTTCCTCATGTTGTGTCACGTGGCCCAGACCTATGGTTCAGAG gtAATTCTGTCTGAGTCGAGCTCAGGAGCACAGGTGCCCTTCTTTGAGACATGGATGCAGACTTGCATGCCCGAGGAGGGCAAGATCCTAAACCCTGACCACCCCTGCTTCTGGCCCGACTCCACCAAAGTGGAATCCTTGGTGGCCTTGCTCAACAACTCTTCAGAGATGAAGCTGGT GCAGATGAAATGGCACGAAGCCTGTCTGAGCATCTCAGCAGCCATCTTGGAGATCCTCAATGCCTGGGAGAACGGGGTCCTGGCCTTCGAGTCCATCCAG aaaatCACAGATAATATCAAGGGGAAGGTGTGCAGTCTGGCAGTGTGTGCTGTGGCTTGGCTTGTGGCCCACGTGCGGATGCTGGGGCTGGATGAGCGTGAGAAGTCTCTGCAGATGATCCGCCAGCTGGCAGGGCCACTGTATAGTGAGAACACCCTGCAGTTCTACAATGAGAG ggtggtGATCATGAGCTCAATCCTGGAGCACATGTGTGCTGACGTGCTGCAGCAGACAGCCACCCAGATCAAGTTCCCATCCACGGGCGTGGACACGATGCCCTACTGGAACCTGCTGCCCCCCAAGCGACCCATCAAGGAGGTGCTGACAGACATATTTGGCAAGGTGCTGGAGAAAGGATGGGTGGACAGCCGCTCCATCCACATCTTTGACACCCTGCTGCACATGGGAGGCGTCTACTGGTTCTGCAACAACCTGATTAAG GAGCTGTTGAAGGAGACGCGGAAGGAGCACACACTGCGGGCGGTGGAGCTGCTCTACTCCATCTTCTGTCTGGACATGCAGCAAGTGACCCTGGTCCTGCTGGGCCACATCCTGCCTGGCCTGCTCACCGATTCCTCTAAGTGGCACAGCCTCATGGACCCTCCTGGCACTGCGCTCGCCAA GTTAGCTGTCTGGTGTGCCCTGAGCTCCTATTCTTCCCACAAGGGACAGGCATCCTCGCGCCAGAAGAAGAGACACCGTGAAGACATCGAG GATTATATCAGTCTCTTCCCCTTGGATGACATGCAGCCCTCGAAGCTGATGCGACTGCTCAGCTCCAATGAGGAAGACGCCAACATCCTTTCGAGTCCCA CCGACCGCTCCATGAGCAGCTCCCTGTCAGCCTCCCAGCTCCACACAGTTAACATGAGAGACCCGCTGAACCGAGTCCTGG CCAACCTGTTCCTGCTCATTTCCTCCATCCTGGGCTCGCGGACCGCCGGCCCGCACACCCAGTTTGTGCAGTGGTTCATGGAGGAGTGTGTGGACTGCCTGGAGCAGGGCAGCCGCGGCAGCATCCTGCAGTTCATGCCCTTTACCACC GTATCAGAACTGGTGAAGGTGTCAGCCATGTCCAGCCCCAAGGTGGTTCTGGCCATCACGGACCTCAGCCTGTCTCTGGGTCGCCAGGTGGCTGCCAAGGCCATTGCTGCGCTCTGA